From the Silurus meridionalis isolate SWU-2019-XX chromosome 5, ASM1480568v1, whole genome shotgun sequence genome, one window contains:
- the slc30a9 gene encoding zinc transporter 9, whose protein sequence is MFRCLAPRPWQTLCRIYLQQRAHLSQLPPRVSRPCSGWQIGCKGCSLWFRFPDPRGVSIAWAQVQYFSTAGSSKDGPPAESGQNGTKPTDEVLTAQSPKEPTGSKPLNLPNAESIQVKVRAVLKKREYGTKYTQNNFITAVRAMNEFCLKPSDLEQLRKIRRRSPHDDTEAFTVFLRSDVEAKALDVWGSMEALARERNLRKEVERQFQENIFRNQQLLKEYEDFRGNTKPRSSNRATFLQGPGKVVMVALCINGLNFIFKLLAWIHTGSASMFSEAIHSLADTCNQALLALGISQSVRNPDAGHPYGFSNMPYIVSLISGVGIFMMGAGLSWYHGIIGLMHPHPIESLLWAYCILAGSLVSEGATLLVAINEIRKSAQKHGFSFYEYVMQSRDPSTNVVLLEDAAAVLGVVIAAGCMGLTSLTGNPYYDSVGSLSVGTLLGTVSAFLIYTNTQALLGRSIQAEHVQKLTEFLENDPAVRAIHDVKATDIGLSKVRFKAEVDFDGRVVTRSYLEKQDIDQMLNEIQQVKTPEELEVYMLKHGENIIDTLGAEVDRLEKELKQRNPEVRHVDLEIL, encoded by the exons ATGTTCCGCTGCCTGGCACCTCGGCCATGGCAGACTTTGTGCAGAATTTACCTGCAACAGCGAGCTCACCTGTCTCAACTTCCTCCCCGAGTATCAAGGCCATGTTCTG GCTGGCAAATCGGATGTAAAGGCTGCAGCTTGTGGTTTCGCTTTCCTGACCCTAGAGGAGTTTCTATAGCCTGGGCACAGGTTCAGTACTTTTCTACTGCTGGCAGCAGTAAAGACGGACCACCAGCAGAATCAGGCCAAAATGGCACAAAACCCACTGATGAAGTGCTCACTGCTCAGTCCCCCAAAGAGCCGACTG gaTCCAAACCTCTGAACCTGCCAAATGCAGAAAGCATTCAAGTAAAAG TGCGGGCAGTGCTAAAGAAGCGGGAATATGGTACCAAATACACTCAGAACAATTTCATCACTGCAGTGAGGGCAATGAATGAGTTCTGCCTCAAACCCAG TGACCTAGAGCAACTGAGGAAGATTCGTAGACGGAGTCCTCATGATGACACGGAGGCATTCACAGTCTTTTTACGTTCAGACGTGGAGGCCAA GGCTCTGGATGTTTGGGGCAGTATGGAGGCCCTTGCTCGAGAGAGGAATCTGAGGAAAGAGGTGGAGCGACAGTTCCAAGAAA ATATATTCCGCAATCAGCAGTTGTTAAAAGAGTACGAGGATTTCCGTGGAAACACAAAG CCTCGATCAAGCAATAGAGCTACTTTCCTCCAGGGGCCAGGAAAGGTTGTGATGGTAGCCCTATGCAT AAACGGactgaattttattttcaaacttcTGGCGTGGATTCATACTGGATCAGCCAGCATGTTCTCAGAGGCCATCCATTCCCTGGCCGATACCTGTAACCAG gcTCTTCTTGCACTGGGAATCAGTCAGTCTGTGCGTAACCCTGACGCTGGCCACCC gtACGGCTTTTCCAACATGCCCTACATCGTTTCCCTCATCAGCGGTGTGGGCATTTTCATGATGGGTGCTGGCCTGTCTTGGTACCACGGTATTATTGGACTTATGCACCCTCACCCAATAGAATCGCTACTCTGG gcatactgTATTTTAGCAGGATCTTTAGTTTCAGAAGGAG CAACACTCCTGGTGGCCATTAATGAAATCAGGAAGAGTGCCCAGAAGCATGGATTCTCGTTCTATGAATATg TAATGCAGAGTCGAGACCCCAGTACCAATGTGGTTTTGCTGGAGGATGCTGCAGCTGTTCTGGGTGTGGTGATTGCTGCAGGCTGTATGGGTTTAACCTCCCTCACGG GTAACCCTTATTATGATAGTGTGGGTTCCCTCAGTGTGGGCACTTTGCTGGGAACCGTCTCGGCATTCCTTATCTACACCAATACACAGGCTCTATTGGGTCGGTCCATTCAGGCCGAGCATGTGCAGAAGCTCACAGAGTTTTTGGAGAACGACCCTGCTGTcag AGCCATTCATGATGTAAAAGCCACCGATATTGGACTGAGTAAAGTGCGCTTTAAGGCTGAGGTGGACTTTGATGGACGGGTGGTTACACGGTCCTATTTGGAAAAGCAGGACATTGATCAGATGCTTAAT GAAATTCAGCAGGTAAAGACTCCTGAAGAGTTGGAAGTCTATATGCTGAAACATGGGGAGAACATCATCGACACCCTGGGAGCAGAGGTGGACCGTCTGGAGAAAGAGCTCAAG CAACGCAATCCAGAAGTGCGGCACGTGGATCTGGAGATCCTGTAA